One genomic segment of Micromonospora sp. WMMC415 includes these proteins:
- a CDS encoding acetyl-CoA C-acetyltransferase: MASVIVSGARTPMGRLLGNLKDLPATRLGGIAIKAALERAGVAPEQVQYVIMGQVLQAGAGQIPARQAAVEAGIPMSVPALTINKVCLSGLDAIALADQLIRAGEFDVVVAGGMESMTNAPHLLLGQRGGYKYGDVVIKDHMALDGLSDAWDCCSMGESTERHGTTKGISREEQDAFAAASHQRAAAAQKNGHFADEITPVVIPQRKGDPLVVSEDEGIRPDTTAESLAKLRPAFTRDGTITAGSSSPISDGAAAVLVMSKAKAKELGLTWLAEIGAHGNVAGPDNSLHSQPSNAIQHALRKAGLGVDDLDLIEINEAFAQVGIQSTRDLGISPEKVNVNGGAIALGHPIGMSGARLVLTLALELKRRGGGTGAAALCGGGGQGDALIIHVPAGAESQE; encoded by the coding sequence ATGGCTTCGGTGATCGTCAGCGGCGCGCGGACCCCCATGGGGCGCCTGCTGGGCAACCTCAAGGACCTCCCCGCGACCAGGCTCGGCGGCATCGCCATCAAGGCGGCGCTGGAGCGCGCCGGCGTCGCCCCCGAGCAGGTCCAGTACGTGATCATGGGGCAGGTGCTCCAGGCCGGCGCCGGCCAGATTCCGGCCCGCCAGGCGGCCGTCGAGGCGGGCATCCCGATGTCCGTGCCGGCCCTCACCATCAACAAGGTGTGCCTCTCCGGCCTGGACGCGATCGCGCTGGCCGACCAGCTGATCCGGGCCGGCGAGTTCGACGTCGTCGTGGCCGGCGGCATGGAGTCGATGACCAACGCCCCGCACCTGCTGCTCGGCCAGCGCGGCGGCTACAAGTACGGCGACGTGGTGATCAAGGACCACATGGCGCTCGACGGTCTCTCCGACGCCTGGGACTGCTGCTCGATGGGCGAGTCGACCGAGCGGCACGGCACCACGAAGGGCATCAGCCGCGAGGAGCAGGACGCCTTCGCCGCGGCCAGCCACCAGCGCGCCGCCGCCGCCCAGAAGAACGGCCACTTCGCCGACGAGATCACCCCGGTGGTCATTCCGCAGCGCAAGGGCGACCCGCTGGTGGTCAGCGAGGACGAGGGCATCCGCCCGGACACCACGGCCGAGTCCCTGGCCAAGCTGCGCCCGGCCTTCACCAGGGACGGCACCATCACCGCCGGCAGTTCGTCCCCGATCTCCGACGGCGCCGCCGCCGTGCTGGTGATGAGCAAGGCCAAGGCGAAGGAGCTGGGGCTGACCTGGCTGGCCGAGATCGGCGCGCACGGCAACGTCGCCGGCCCGGACAACTCGCTGCACTCGCAGCCGTCCAACGCGATCCAGCACGCGCTGCGCAAGGCCGGCCTGGGCGTCGACGACCTCGACCTGATCGAGATCAACGAGGCGTTCGCCCAGGTGGGCATCCAGTCCACGCGGGACCTCGGGATCAGCCCGGAGAAGGTCAACGTCAACGGCGGCGCCATCGCGCTGGGCCACCCGATCGGCATGTCCGGCGCGCGGCTGGTGCTGACCCTGGCGCTGGAGCTGAAGCGGCGTGGTGGCGGCACCGGCGCGGCGGCGCTCTGCGGCGGTGGCGGCCAGGGCGACGCCCTGATCATCCACGTTCCGGCCGGTGCCGAGAGCCAGGAGTGA
- the ccrA gene encoding crotonyl-CoA carboxylase/reductase, whose translation MQDILEAIMAAEGSAQPERELAGVAGLPVPESYRGVVVRADEARMFDGMTSRDKDPRKALHVQEVPTPELGPGEALVAVMASAINYNTVWTSIFEPVSTFKFLQRYGRLSELTKRHDLPYHVVGSDAAGVVLRTGPGVTRWKAGDEVVAHCLSVELEDAAGHDDTMLDPQQRIWGFETNFGGLAELAVVKANQLMPKPRHLSWEEAASPGLVNSTAYRQLVSHHGANMKQGDVVLIWGASGGLGSYATQMALNGGAIPVCVVSSPDKAELCRKMGAELVIDRAAEGFRFWKDEQTQDQDEWRRFGERIRELTGGEDPDIVFEHPGRETFGASVYVTKKGGTIVTCASTSGYQHQYDNRYLWMHLKRIVGSHFANYKEAWEANRLIALGKIHPTVSKTYAMEQTGQAAYEVHRNAHQGKVGVRCLAPADGLGVRDPEFRARHEERINRFRGH comes from the coding sequence GTGCAGGACATCCTCGAAGCGATCATGGCGGCGGAGGGCTCGGCGCAACCGGAGCGCGAGCTGGCCGGCGTCGCCGGACTTCCGGTACCGGAGTCCTACCGGGGCGTCGTCGTGCGCGCCGACGAGGCGCGGATGTTCGACGGGATGACGTCCCGGGACAAGGACCCACGCAAGGCGCTGCACGTGCAGGAGGTGCCCACCCCGGAGCTCGGCCCCGGTGAGGCGCTGGTCGCCGTGATGGCGAGCGCGATCAACTACAACACCGTCTGGACCAGCATCTTCGAGCCGGTGTCGACCTTCAAGTTCCTCCAGCGCTACGGCCGGCTCTCCGAGCTCACCAAGCGGCACGACCTCCCGTACCACGTGGTCGGCTCGGACGCGGCCGGCGTCGTCCTGCGGACCGGCCCGGGCGTGACCCGGTGGAAGGCGGGCGACGAGGTCGTCGCGCACTGCCTCTCGGTGGAGCTGGAGGACGCGGCCGGTCACGACGACACGATGCTCGACCCGCAGCAGCGGATCTGGGGCTTCGAGACCAACTTCGGCGGCCTCGCCGAGCTGGCCGTGGTCAAGGCCAACCAGCTCATGCCGAAGCCGCGTCACCTGAGCTGGGAGGAGGCGGCGAGCCCGGGCCTGGTCAACTCCACCGCGTACCGGCAGCTCGTCTCCCACCACGGCGCCAACATGAAGCAGGGCGACGTCGTCCTGATCTGGGGCGCCTCCGGCGGCCTCGGCAGCTACGCCACCCAGATGGCGCTGAACGGCGGCGCCATCCCGGTCTGCGTGGTCTCCTCGCCGGACAAGGCGGAGCTGTGCCGGAAGATGGGCGCCGAGCTGGTCATCGACCGAGCCGCCGAGGGCTTCCGGTTTTGGAAGGACGAGCAGACCCAGGACCAGGACGAGTGGCGCCGCTTCGGCGAGCGGATCCGGGAACTGACCGGCGGTGAGGACCCGGACATCGTCTTCGAGCACCCGGGCCGGGAGACCTTCGGCGCCAGCGTCTACGTGACCAAGAAGGGTGGCACGATCGTCACCTGCGCCTCGACCAGCGGCTACCAGCACCAGTACGACAACCGCTACCTGTGGATGCACCTGAAGCGGATCGTCGGCAGCCACTTCGCCAACTACAAGGAGGCGTGGGAGGCGAACCGACTCATCGCGCTCGGCAAGATCCACCCCACCGTCTCGAAGACGTACGCGATGGAGCAGACCGGCCAGGCCGCGTACGAGGTGCACCGCAACGCGCACCAGGGCAAGGTCGGCGTCCGCTGCCTCGCCCCGGCCGACGGGCTCGGCGTCCGCGACCCGGAGTTCCGCGCGCGGCACGAAGAGCGCATCAACCGGTTCCGCGGCCACTGA
- the mce gene encoding methylmalonyl-CoA epimerase: protein MAENSPVESAADYITDIGLRRIDHVGVAVPDLDAAIDFYQRTFGMRCVHTETNEEQGVREAMLAVGPTTEGGCVQLLAPLSPESTIGRFLDRNGPGVQQVAYTVADIDVACAKLRERGVRLLYEEPKRGTANSRINFVHPKDAGNVLVELVEPA from the coding sequence ATGGCTGAGAACTCCCCCGTCGAGTCCGCTGCGGACTACATCACAGACATCGGGCTGCGCCGCATCGACCACGTCGGCGTCGCCGTCCCCGACCTGGACGCCGCGATCGACTTCTACCAGCGCACCTTCGGGATGCGCTGCGTGCACACCGAGACCAACGAGGAGCAGGGCGTCCGCGAGGCGATGCTGGCGGTCGGCCCGACCACCGAGGGCGGCTGCGTGCAGCTGCTCGCCCCGCTGAGCCCGGAGAGCACCATCGGGCGGTTCCTCGACCGCAACGGGCCCGGGGTGCAGCAGGTGGCGTACACCGTGGCCGACATCGACGTCGCCTGCGCGAAGCTGCGCGAGCGCGGCGTCCGGCTGTTGTACGAGGAGCCGAAGCGGGGCACCGCGAACTCCCGGATCAACTTCGTCCACCCCAAGGACGCCGGCAACGTCCTGGTCGAGCTGGTCGAACCCGCCTGA
- a CDS encoding alpha/beta fold hydrolase: MPRMESQQQVVTANGITQAVRVAGPPDGVPVLLIHGNCSSALFWEPLVRRLPGNLRVIAPDLRGYGDTDTAPVDATRGLADLADDVAALLDHGSLLPAGARPVVVVGHSLGAGVAMRLLVDHPDRVAGLLLEAPVSPYGFGGTRDLDGTPTTPDFAGTGAGTANSDFVRRLAGKDRGDDAPTSPRAVLRSAYVADPASLGDDEELLLDTVLSTATGEDNYPGTAEPSTNWPGTAPGRRGVLNALAPAYFRIADELVAVPGKPPVTWVRGDADVIVSDTSLFDLAHLGALGVVPGWPGEADCPPQPMVGQTRAVLERYVAAGGAYREVVLPGCGHSPHIERPAEFVAELLALVDRRR; this comes from the coding sequence ATGCCGCGGATGGAGAGCCAGCAGCAGGTCGTCACGGCGAACGGGATCACCCAGGCGGTGCGGGTGGCCGGGCCGCCGGACGGCGTACCGGTGCTGCTGATCCACGGCAACTGCTCGTCCGCCCTCTTCTGGGAGCCCCTGGTGCGCCGGCTGCCGGGCAACCTGCGGGTCATCGCGCCGGACCTGCGCGGCTACGGGGACACCGACACCGCGCCGGTCGACGCGACGCGAGGGCTGGCCGACCTCGCGGACGACGTCGCCGCCCTGCTCGACCACGGGTCACTCCTGCCGGCCGGCGCGCGGCCGGTGGTCGTCGTCGGGCACTCGCTGGGCGCGGGAGTGGCCATGCGGCTGCTGGTCGACCACCCCGACCGGGTGGCCGGGCTGCTGCTGGAGGCACCCGTCTCGCCGTACGGCTTCGGCGGCACCCGCGACCTCGACGGCACCCCGACCACGCCCGACTTCGCGGGCACGGGTGCCGGCACCGCCAACTCGGACTTCGTCCGCCGGCTGGCCGGCAAGGACCGCGGCGACGACGCCCCGACCAGCCCGCGGGCGGTACTACGCAGCGCGTACGTCGCCGATCCCGCCTCGCTCGGCGACGACGAGGAGCTGCTGCTGGACACCGTCCTGTCCACCGCCACCGGCGAGGACAACTACCCGGGAACCGCCGAGCCGTCCACCAACTGGCCGGGGACCGCCCCCGGCCGGCGCGGAGTACTGAACGCCCTGGCACCGGCGTACTTCCGGATCGCCGACGAACTGGTCGCCGTCCCCGGGAAGCCGCCGGTCACCTGGGTACGCGGCGACGCCGACGTGATCGTCTCGGACACCTCGCTGTTCGACCTGGCGCACCTGGGAGCGCTGGGCGTGGTGCCCGGCTGGCCGGGGGAGGCGGACTGCCCGCCGCAGCCGATGGTCGGGCAGACCCGGGCGGTGCTGGAGCGGTACGTGGCGGCCGGCGGCGCGTACCGGGAGGTGGTGCTGCCCGGCTGCGGCCACAGCCCGCACATCGAGCGGCCGGCCGAGTTCGTCGCCGAACTGCTCGCCCTGGTCGACCGCCGGCGCTGA
- a CDS encoding alpha/beta hydrolase, producing the protein MSTPIRASSILPGRREEIELHTADGLRLVGELARPADREPVATLVCLHPLPTHGGMMDSHIFRKAAWRLPALADLAVLRFNTRGTSSVRGTSEGAFDNAVGERYDVAAAIEYAEFHELPDIWLLGWSFGTDLTLKHGCDPAVTGAILLSPPLRYSTAEDLARWAGAGKPLTALVPEFDDYLRPDEARERFGAVPQAEVVGVPGAKHLWVGDAETVLDEIVRRVNPAVPVPLPTTWDGPMETGDVSAYADRTVAAFADRPVPRPETGTD; encoded by the coding sequence GTGAGCACACCCATCCGCGCCTCGTCGATCCTGCCCGGCCGCCGGGAGGAGATCGAGCTGCACACCGCCGACGGCCTGCGCCTGGTCGGTGAGCTGGCCCGCCCGGCCGACCGCGAGCCGGTGGCGACGCTCGTCTGCCTCCACCCGCTGCCCACGCACGGCGGGATGATGGACAGCCACATCTTCCGCAAGGCCGCCTGGCGTCTGCCGGCCCTGGCCGACCTGGCGGTGCTGCGGTTCAACACCCGGGGCACCAGCAGCGTGCGCGGCACCAGCGAGGGCGCCTTCGACAACGCCGTCGGCGAGCGGTACGACGTCGCCGCGGCCATCGAGTACGCGGAGTTCCACGAGCTGCCCGACATCTGGCTGCTGGGCTGGTCGTTCGGCACCGACCTGACCCTCAAGCACGGCTGCGACCCGGCGGTGACCGGAGCGATCCTGCTCTCCCCGCCGCTGCGGTACTCCACCGCGGAGGACCTGGCCCGGTGGGCCGGCGCCGGCAAGCCGCTCACCGCGCTGGTCCCGGAGTTCGACGACTACCTGCGGCCCGACGAGGCCCGCGAGCGGTTCGGGGCCGTGCCGCAGGCCGAGGTGGTCGGCGTGCCCGGTGCCAAGCACCTCTGGGTCGGCGACGCCGAGACCGTGCTCGACGAGATCGTCCGGCGGGTCAACCCGGCCGTGCCGGTGCCGCTGCCGACCACCTGGGACGGCCCGATGGAGACGGGCGACGTCAGCGCGTACGCCGACCGCACCGTCGCCGCCTTCGCGGACCGTCCGGTGCCCCGCCCGGAGACCGGCACCGACTGA
- a CDS encoding IS5 family transposase: MPAVPSWLSDPLWDQFAALLPPRPATDPTHPLGCHRRRVADRIVFDKLLQVLRFGCSYQGIADSTCSATTIRNRRDEWIRLGVFAQLKTIALNAYDRLVGLLLDDLAVDGCITKAPGGGEVAGRSPVDRGKQGMKRSVMVDARGIPLGRVLAGANRHDSPLLESTLDRLDDLGPLPGTITVHLDAGYDSQKTRDLLTARRLTGEIARKGVKAPVQATQRWHVERTNAWHNAFNRLQRCYERKEDVINAYFDLADAVITIRSLIRQAWILYRWDTRPTRRP, from the coding sequence GTGCCCGCTGTCCCATCATGGCTGAGCGACCCCTTGTGGGACCAGTTCGCCGCGCTGCTGCCACCCCGCCCCGCTACCGATCCCACCCATCCGTTGGGCTGTCACCGCCGGCGGGTCGCCGACCGGATCGTGTTCGACAAGTTGCTGCAGGTGCTGCGGTTCGGCTGCTCCTACCAGGGCATCGCCGACTCGACCTGCTCGGCCACCACGATCCGCAACCGCCGTGACGAGTGGATCCGCCTGGGCGTGTTCGCCCAGCTCAAGACGATCGCGCTGAACGCCTACGACCGTCTCGTCGGGCTGCTGCTGGACGACCTTGCCGTCGATGGGTGCATCACCAAGGCGCCCGGCGGTGGCGAGGTCGCTGGCCGTTCACCGGTCGACCGCGGCAAGCAAGGCATGAAACGTTCGGTCATGGTCGACGCCCGCGGCATCCCACTGGGCCGCGTCCTGGCCGGCGCCAACCGCCACGACTCCCCGCTGCTGGAATCCACCCTGGACCGGCTCGACGACCTCGGCCCGCTGCCCGGCACCATCACCGTGCACCTGGACGCCGGGTACGACTCCCAGAAGACCCGCGACCTGCTCACCGCCCGCAGGCTGACCGGCGAGATCGCCCGCAAGGGCGTCAAAGCCCCGGTCCAGGCCACCCAGCGGTGGCACGTCGAGCGCACGAACGCCTGGCACAACGCCTTCAACCGGCTACAACGCTGCTACGAACGCAAAGAAGACGTGATCAACGCCTACTTCGACCTTGCCGACGCCGTCATCACCATCCGTAGCCTCATCCGTCAGGCGTGGATCCTGTACCGGTGGGACACCCGCCCCACCCGCCGACCATGA
- a CDS encoding AI-2E family transporter, producing MPDGPGPDDDPGATRAGGSAPTGSDAPDDAPPDNGSGRFGTPGRPLRRSSFLVGFTGGLGVLLAYALFLGLRNAAGVLVLVVIALFLAVGLYPAVARLRLLGLPHGLAVTVVALTVLLLLCGGVFALVPPVVTQSGQFVEQFPSYLESLRRNETINELVERYGLMERVRNAASADVVGRALGGVLGGAQLIFGTVFRTLTVLVLTIYFLAYFNRLRALAYALVPRSRRQRVQLIGDEIITKVGAYIVGALAIAVLAGTSTFVFALIVGLPYPFALAVVVAVTDLIPQIGATLGAVIVTVVGFATGLPVGIACAVFFLIYQQLENYLIYPKIMRRSVQVNEVAALVAALLGVALVGVIGALIAIPTVAAIQLVLREVVLPRQDRR from the coding sequence CTGCCGGACGGCCCCGGCCCGGACGACGACCCGGGCGCAACGCGCGCCGGCGGCTCCGCGCCCACCGGTTCGGACGCTCCGGACGACGCCCCGCCGGACAACGGCTCGGGACGGTTCGGCACACCGGGGCGGCCGTTGCGGCGCAGCAGCTTCCTGGTCGGCTTCACCGGCGGGCTCGGCGTGCTGCTGGCGTACGCGCTCTTCCTGGGGCTGCGCAACGCCGCCGGCGTCCTCGTCCTGGTGGTGATCGCCCTCTTCCTCGCGGTCGGGTTGTACCCGGCGGTGGCGCGGCTGCGCCTGCTCGGGCTGCCGCACGGCCTCGCGGTGACGGTGGTCGCCCTGACCGTCCTGCTGCTGCTCTGCGGTGGCGTGTTCGCCCTGGTGCCGCCGGTCGTCACCCAGTCCGGCCAGTTCGTCGAGCAGTTCCCGAGCTACCTGGAGTCGCTGCGGCGCAACGAGACGATCAACGAACTCGTCGAGCGGTACGGCCTGATGGAGCGGGTGCGGAACGCCGCGAGCGCCGACGTGGTGGGGCGGGCGCTCGGCGGGGTGCTCGGTGGCGCCCAGCTCATCTTCGGCACCGTCTTCCGGACGCTGACCGTGCTGGTGCTCACCATCTACTTCCTGGCGTACTTCAACCGGCTGCGGGCACTCGCGTACGCGCTGGTGCCCCGGTCCCGTCGGCAGCGGGTCCAGCTCATCGGCGACGAGATCATCACGAAGGTCGGCGCCTACATCGTCGGCGCGCTCGCCATCGCGGTGCTCGCCGGGACGTCCACGTTCGTGTTCGCGTTGATCGTGGGGCTGCCGTACCCGTTTGCGTTGGCCGTGGTGGTGGCGGTGACCGACCTGATCCCGCAGATCGGCGCCACCCTCGGCGCGGTGATCGTGACCGTGGTCGGCTTCGCCACCGGCCTCCCGGTGGGGATCGCCTGCGCGGTCTTCTTCCTGATCTACCAGCAGTTGGAGAACTACCTGATCTACCCGAAGATCATGCGCCGGTCGGTTCAGGTCAACGAGGTGGCCGCCCTGGTCGCCGCGCTGCTCGGGGTCGCGCTGGTGGGCGTGATCGGAGCCCTCATCGCGATCCCGACGGTCGCGGCGATCCAGTTGGTCCTGCGGGAGGTGGTCCTCCCCCGCCAGGACCGGCGCTGA
- a CDS encoding 3-hydroxyacyl-CoA dehydrogenase family protein, protein MAREFTSVGVVGLGTMGAGIVEVFARNGIDVVAVEVSETALERGRVTLTGSTDRAVAKGKLAEADRDALLARVNWQVGLDALRSVDLVIEAVPEHLDLKQRIFAELDRVCKPETILATNTSSLSVTEISVATTRPNQVIGIHFFNPAPVMKLVEIVRTVVTSSEVVADVEALCERLGKVDVTISDRAGFIANALLFGYLNHAVSMLESRYATREDIDAAMKLGCGLPMGPLALMDLIGLDTAYEILDTMYRRGGRDRRHAPVPLIKQMVTAGLLGRKSGRGFYTYERPGSPVVVPDEQTPVTTESALADGARGTAKVGVVGSGTMATGIIEVFAKAGYEVVSVTRGAEKSAKVFEAVKTSLNKGVVRGKLSEAHRDAALGRITWSATLEHLADVDLVVEAVVEELSVKKALFASLDEICKPGVVLATTTSSLPVIDVAMATQRPADVVGLHFFNPAPIMPLVEIVQTIRTSPETTATAKAVCAKLGKTGVVCGDRSGFIVNALLFPYLNDAVKMLEASYSTADDIDHAMKLGCGYPMGPFELLDVVGLDVSLAIQRELYLELREPGFAPAPLLEHLVTAGYLGRKTGRGFRDHTRR, encoded by the coding sequence GTGGCGCGCGAGTTCACCAGTGTGGGTGTGGTGGGTCTGGGCACCATGGGTGCCGGCATCGTCGAGGTCTTCGCCCGCAACGGCATCGACGTCGTCGCGGTCGAGGTGTCCGAGACCGCGCTGGAGCGCGGCCGGGTCACCCTGACCGGCTCGACCGACCGGGCGGTGGCCAAGGGCAAGCTGGCGGAGGCCGACCGCGACGCCCTGCTGGCCCGGGTCAACTGGCAGGTCGGGCTGGACGCGCTGCGCTCGGTCGACCTGGTGATCGAGGCCGTCCCCGAGCACCTGGACCTGAAGCAGCGGATCTTCGCCGAGCTGGACCGCGTCTGCAAGCCGGAGACCATCCTCGCGACCAACACCTCGTCGCTCTCGGTCACCGAGATCTCGGTGGCGACCACGCGCCCCAACCAGGTCATCGGCATCCACTTCTTCAACCCGGCACCGGTCATGAAGCTGGTCGAGATCGTCCGCACCGTCGTCACCTCGTCGGAGGTGGTCGCCGACGTGGAGGCGCTCTGCGAGCGGCTGGGCAAGGTCGACGTGACGATCAGCGACCGGGCCGGGTTCATCGCCAACGCGCTGCTCTTCGGCTACCTCAACCACGCCGTCAGCATGCTGGAGTCGCGGTACGCCACCCGCGAGGACATCGACGCCGCGATGAAGCTCGGCTGCGGCCTGCCGATGGGGCCGCTCGCGCTGATGGACCTGATCGGCCTGGACACCGCGTACGAGATCCTCGACACGATGTACCGGCGCGGCGGCCGGGACCGCCGGCACGCCCCGGTGCCGCTGATCAAGCAGATGGTCACCGCGGGGCTGCTCGGCCGCAAGTCCGGCCGCGGTTTCTACACCTACGAGCGGCCGGGCTCGCCGGTGGTCGTACCCGACGAGCAGACGCCCGTGACCACGGAGTCGGCGCTCGCCGACGGCGCCCGCGGCACCGCGAAGGTCGGCGTGGTGGGCTCCGGCACGATGGCCACCGGCATCATCGAGGTGTTCGCCAAGGCCGGGTACGAGGTCGTCTCGGTGACCCGGGGCGCGGAGAAGTCCGCCAAGGTCTTCGAGGCGGTCAAGACCTCGCTCAACAAGGGTGTCGTGCGTGGCAAGCTCAGCGAGGCCCACCGGGACGCCGCCCTGGGCCGGATCACCTGGTCGGCCACCCTGGAGCACCTGGCCGACGTCGACCTGGTGGTCGAGGCCGTCGTCGAGGAACTCAGCGTCAAGAAGGCGCTGTTCGCCAGCCTGGACGAGATCTGCAAGCCGGGCGTGGTGCTGGCCACCACCACCTCGTCGCTGCCGGTGATCGACGTGGCGATGGCCACCCAGCGGCCGGCCGACGTGGTGGGCCTGCACTTCTTCAACCCCGCGCCGATCATGCCGCTGGTGGAGATCGTGCAGACCATCCGCACCTCGCCGGAGACCACCGCCACCGCCAAGGCGGTCTGCGCGAAGCTGGGCAAGACCGGCGTCGTCTGCGGGGACCGGTCCGGGTTCATCGTCAACGCGCTGCTCTTCCCGTACCTGAACGACGCGGTGAAGATGCTGGAGGCCAGCTACTCGACGGCCGACGACATCGACCACGCGATGAAGCTGGGCTGCGGCTACCCGATGGGCCCGTTCGAGCTGCTCGACGTGGTGGGCCTGGACGTGTCGCTGGCCATCCAGCGGGAGCTGTACCTGGAGCTGCGCGAGCCCGGTTTCGCGCCCGCACCGCTGCTGGAGCACCTGGTCACCGCCGGGTACCTCGGCCGCAAGACCGGCCGCGGCTTCCGCGACCACACCCGCCGCTGA
- a CDS encoding FHA domain-containing protein has translation MEEHPEFLPLLTVAGGPMRGLSFRLGRGRLVIGRAPTADVVLTDAHLSRRHAEMWLAPEGASVADLGSTNGTWLNDRRIIGVERLADGDVIRIGRTELRVYDPGVALTDPVGLTFGLARRDHRPTLPLPIATPERPVAPELPAAAQPVAAVPEPADAVPA, from the coding sequence GTTTCTGCCGTTGTTGACGGTGGCCGGCGGGCCGATGCGGGGGCTGAGCTTCCGGCTCGGGCGGGGCCGGCTGGTGATCGGACGGGCGCCGACGGCGGACGTCGTCCTGACCGACGCGCACCTGAGCCGACGGCACGCCGAGATGTGGCTCGCTCCGGAGGGAGCATCGGTGGCCGACCTCGGGTCGACCAACGGCACCTGGCTCAACGACCGGCGGATCATCGGGGTGGAACGGCTCGCCGACGGCGACGTGATCCGGATCGGCCGTACCGAACTCCGGGTCTACGACCCGGGGGTGGCGCTGACCGACCCGGTCGGGCTGACCTTCGGCCTGGCGCGCCGGGACCACCGGCCGACCCTCCCGCTGCCGATCGCCACTCCGGAGCGTCCGGTCGCTCCCGAACTGCCGGCCGCGGCGCAGCCGGTGGCCGCCGTCCCGGAGCCGGCCGACGCCGTGCCCGCCTGA
- a CDS encoding DivIVA domain-containing protein translates to MPQQQSSPLAFFDNANTQPDFTVGLRGYNTGQVDDFIGRLTAALTQSEQARAEAEQRMNDAQRRLRQAEQRMGALEQKLTETNKQLEENSRPTLSGLGTRVEQILRLAEEQANDHRNDAKRESEGILSAARLEAREITDKARAEAAAMKATAEREAGNVRTAAEREAAEVRVQARREAETLRADAERETKQLRTVTAHEVAELKSTVEREVATLRATAEREITQQRAKAAREAEEKRAEATKLLTDARDKRDKDLQALELQLAERREKAEREESERHATQVAQTQKLVSEAEQRARAAQERAKEIEQRAEARRVESERTATETVEKARAHAEKTLSEAKAEAQRLLTEARTEAELTTQAARREVEDLTRQKDAVTSQLGQMLSGLAGIVPGVPAAKPEAKTEGTEARATAEASS, encoded by the coding sequence ATGCCCCAGCAACAGTCCTCCCCTCTTGCGTTCTTCGATAACGCGAACACCCAGCCCGATTTCACTGTCGGCCTCCGCGGTTACAACACCGGCCAGGTGGACGACTTCATCGGCCGGCTGACCGCCGCACTGACCCAGTCGGAGCAGGCGCGGGCCGAGGCCGAGCAGCGGATGAACGACGCCCAGCGCCGGCTTCGCCAGGCCGAGCAGCGCATGGGCGCCCTGGAGCAGAAGCTCACCGAGACCAACAAGCAGCTCGAGGAGAACAGCCGGCCGACCCTCTCCGGCCTGGGCACCCGCGTCGAGCAGATCCTCCGGCTCGCCGAGGAGCAGGCCAACGACCACCGCAACGACGCCAAGCGGGAGTCCGAGGGCATCCTCTCCGCCGCCCGCCTCGAGGCGCGGGAGATCACCGACAAGGCGCGCGCCGAGGCGGCGGCGATGAAGGCCACCGCGGAGCGCGAGGCGGGCAACGTCCGCACCGCCGCCGAGCGGGAGGCGGCCGAGGTCCGCGTCCAGGCCCGCCGCGAGGCCGAGACGCTGCGCGCCGACGCCGAGCGGGAGACCAAGCAGCTGCGCACGGTCACCGCGCACGAGGTCGCCGAGCTGAAGTCGACGGTCGAGCGGGAGGTGGCCACGCTCCGCGCGACGGCCGAGCGGGAGATCACCCAGCAGCGGGCGAAGGCCGCCCGCGAGGCCGAGGAGAAGCGCGCCGAGGCGACCAAGCTCCTCACCGACGCGCGGGACAAGCGCGACAAGGACCTGCAGGCCCTGGAGCTGCAGCTCGCCGAGCGCCGCGAGAAGGCCGAGCGTGAGGAGTCGGAGCGGCACGCCACCCAGGTCGCGCAGACCCAGAAGCTGGTCAGCGAGGCGGAGCAGCGGGCGCGGGCCGCGCAGGAGCGGGCCAAGGAGATCGAGCAGCGGGCCGAGGCCCGCCGGGTCGAGTCGGAGCGCACCGCCACCGAGACGGTGGAGAAGGCGAGGGCGCACGCCGAGAAGACCCTCAGCGAGGCGAAGGCCGAGGCGCAGCGCCTGCTGACCGAGGCCCGCACGGAGGCCGAGCTCACCACGCAGGCGGCGCGCCGCGAGGTCGAGGACCTGACCCGCCAGAAGGACGCCGTCACGTCCCAGCTCGGTCAGATGCTGTCCGGGCTCGCCGGCATCGTGCCGGGCGTTCCGGCCGCGAAGCCGGAGGCGAAGACCGAGGGTACGGAGGCGCGGGCGACCGCCGAGGCGTCCAGCTGA